One segment of Nostoc piscinale CENA21 DNA contains the following:
- a CDS encoding CBS domain-containing protein, with product MDLILCHTTADFDALGAAVGLTCLLPGSKIVLTGGAHPPVRDFLALHRDEYPLIERRSVNPQTIRSITVVDTQHRDRLGKAAEWLDLPSVKEIVVYDHHLGQEGDIPATQLHIAPVGACTTLMVEQLQQQQISLTPSQATVMALGIHVDTGSLTYDLSTARDALALAWLMQQGASLPVISTYRDPGLSTQLQQLLTTALQELDYLCLRGYTLAWVTLKTEAFVPGLSGLASQIVELSEIDALLLVNEYPLGEDESRLTVIGRSQIPGVNLNLLFQPFGGGGHSQAASLNLRGVDTQATLEQLLNNLKASIPHPLTARDLMSSPVRTILPETTIEEAQRILLRYGHSGLSVVDNQGQLVGIISRRDLDIAFHHGFSHAPVKGYMTINLKTITPDTTLPQIESLMVTYDIGRLPVLEDGQLVGIVTRTDVLRELHQNSEEFQSLTPQNSKLSTQHSALNIASRLAPQLWQLLTKASQAAEKRGWHLYLVGGAVRDLLLAETADQLMIKDIDLVVDGFHKSADVGAGVELAKALQELYPAARLEIHGAFQTAALLWHKDPELNSLWVDIATARTEFYPYPAANPEVEASSIRQDLYRRDFTINALALRLTSPRSGELLDFFGGLLDLQAKQIRVLHANSFIEDPTRIYRGVRFAVRFGFDFEPRTEEYIRYAINSGVYDRTTQHNSRTPALQTRLKTELKHILEAPYWKSALQLLDNLQALQCIHHTLSLDAELLRQLRLLERCLHRFDPQLTLVHWQMRLEALIAHLEPKYREKVAKNLQLQEDSIHRLQNLAQTQAEVRELLPQLQRPSQIVQLLKKYDLPMLILIALQSPRSLRKQIWHYLTVLTHIQPILNGNDLKKLGYKPGPQYRQILDDILAATLDRVITNKPEAELFLSTNYPK from the coding sequence ATGGATTTAATTCTTTGCCACACAACGGCTGATTTTGATGCTTTAGGGGCAGCGGTCGGGCTGACTTGCTTGTTACCGGGAAGTAAGATTGTGTTAACAGGCGGCGCACATCCACCTGTGAGAGATTTTTTGGCGTTACATCGAGATGAGTATCCGCTGATTGAGCGACGTTCAGTGAATCCGCAAACAATTCGTTCGATTACTGTGGTGGATACACAACACCGCGATCGCCTGGGTAAAGCAGCTGAATGGTTAGATTTACCCAGCGTGAAAGAAATTGTAGTTTATGACCATCACTTAGGGCAAGAGGGCGATATTCCGGCGACGCAATTGCATATTGCCCCGGTAGGCGCTTGCACAACTCTTATGGTGGAGCAATTACAACAACAGCAAATTTCCCTCACCCCGTCCCAAGCCACGGTGATGGCTTTGGGTATCCATGTGGATACAGGTTCATTAACCTATGACTTATCAACAGCCAGGGATGCTTTAGCTTTGGCTTGGTTGATGCAGCAAGGCGCAAGTTTACCAGTTATTTCTACTTATCGTGATCCTGGTTTATCAACGCAGTTACAACAGCTATTAACCACAGCGCTGCAAGAGTTAGACTATCTCTGCTTACGCGGTTATACGTTGGCTTGGGTAACTTTAAAAACTGAGGCTTTTGTGCCTGGGTTATCAGGTTTAGCATCCCAAATAGTAGAGTTAAGCGAAATTGATGCTTTACTGTTAGTCAATGAATATCCATTAGGGGAAGATGAATCAAGATTAACTGTGATTGGGCGATCGCAAATTCCTGGTGTCAATCTTAACTTGTTATTTCAACCCTTTGGCGGGGGTGGACATTCTCAAGCCGCATCACTCAATTTGCGGGGAGTGGATACACAAGCAACTTTAGAACAACTGTTAAATAATTTAAAAGCCTCCATTCCTCATCCTCTCACCGCTAGAGATTTGATGTCCTCGCCAGTCCGCACCATTCTTCCAGAAACTACCATTGAAGAAGCACAGCGGATTTTATTACGTTACGGACATTCTGGTTTATCTGTAGTTGATAATCAAGGACAGTTAGTCGGCATTATTTCCCGGCGAGATTTAGATATTGCCTTTCATCACGGCTTTAGTCATGCGCCAGTCAAAGGTTATATGACTATCAATCTCAAAACCATCACCCCAGATACCACCCTGCCACAAATCGAGTCGCTGATGGTGACTTATGATATTGGACGCTTACCAGTCTTAGAAGATGGGCAATTAGTTGGGATAGTCACCCGTACCGATGTCCTACGGGAGTTACATCAAAACAGTGAGGAGTTTCAAAGTTTAACTCCTCAAAACTCAAAACTCAGCACTCAGCACTCAGCACTGAATATCGCCTCACGTCTTGCACCCCAACTGTGGCAATTACTCACCAAAGCATCCCAAGCAGCAGAAAAACGCGGTTGGCATCTTTACTTAGTTGGTGGTGCTGTGCGGGACTTGTTATTAGCCGAAACAGCAGACCAATTAATGATTAAAGATATTGATTTGGTTGTAGATGGCTTTCATAAATCAGCAGATGTTGGTGCTGGGGTGGAATTAGCAAAAGCACTGCAAGAACTTTACCCAGCTGCACGGTTAGAAATTCATGGTGCGTTTCAAACTGCGGCTTTGTTGTGGCACAAAGACCCAGAATTAAATTCGTTGTGGGTAGATATTGCCACCGCTAGAACAGAATTTTATCCTTACCCAGCCGCGAACCCTGAAGTTGAGGCGAGTTCTATTCGTCAAGATTTGTACCGCCGGGATTTTACTATCAATGCACTGGCATTGCGGCTAACTTCTCCCCGTTCGGGCGAATTACTCGATTTCTTTGGTGGTTTATTAGATTTACAAGCCAAGCAAATTCGGGTTTTACACGCCAATAGTTTTATTGAAGATCCTACCCGGATTTATCGCGGTGTGCGCTTTGCTGTGCGCTTTGGATTTGATTTTGAACCGCGAACAGAAGAGTATATCCGCTACGCCATTAATAGTGGTGTTTACGATCGCACCACTCAACACAATAGCAGAACTCCAGCTTTGCAAACTCGGCTGAAAACCGAACTGAAACATATCTTGGAAGCACCGTACTGGAAATCAGCTTTGCAATTACTCGATAACTTACAAGCTTTGCAGTGCATTCATCATACTCTCTCCTTAGATGCGGAACTTTTACGCCAACTGCGGTTATTAGAACGCTGTCTGCACAGATTTGATCCCCAACTCACCCTTGTCCACTGGCAAATGCGCCTAGAAGCTTTAATTGCCCATCTCGAACCAAAATATCGGGAAAAAGTCGCCAAAAATCTGCAATTACAAGAAGATAGCATTCATCGTTTGCAAAATTTAGCCCAAACCCAAGCAGAGGTTAGGGAATTGTTACCGCAGTTGCAGCGTCCCAGCCAAATTGTGCAGTTACTGAAAAAGTATGACTTACCAATGCTGATTTTAATCGCCTTGCAAAGCCCGCGATCGCTCAGAAAACAAATTTGGCATTACTTAACAGTATTGACTCACATTCAACCCATTTTAAATGGTAACGACTTGAAGAAATTAGGCTACAAGCCAGGCCCTCAATATCGTCAAATTCTGGATGATATTCTTGCCGCTACGTTAGATAGAGTAATTACAAATAAACCTGAAGCCGAACTATTCTTGAGTACAAACTATCCTAAATAA
- the psbZ gene encoding photosystem II reaction center protein PsbZ translates to MTIIFQFALVALVLMSFVLVVGVPVAYATPQNWVESKRLLWLGSGVWIALVLLVGILNFFVV, encoded by the coding sequence ATGACCATAATATTCCAGTTCGCTTTAGTAGCTCTCGTTTTGATGTCTTTTGTATTAGTTGTTGGCGTTCCTGTTGCCTATGCCACCCCTCAAAACTGGGTTGAATCTAAAAGATTATTATGGCTAGGTTCTGGAGTCTGGATTGCTTTAGTACTGTTGGTTGGTATATTAAACTTTTTTGTAGTCTAG
- a CDS encoding NAD(P)H-quinone oxidoreductase subunit N produces the protein MDFANLASQLNAGTILPEGIVIVTLLGVLIVDLILGRTSSRWIGYLAIAGLLAAVVALYFQWDNANPISFTGGFTGDDLSIVFRGIIALSAVVTILMSIRYVEQSGTALAEFIAILLTATLGGMFLSGASELVMIFISLESLSISSYLLTGYTKRDPRSNEAALKYLLIGAASTAVFLYGVSLLYGLSGGQTELSAIANGIITANVSQSLGLVISLVFIIAGIGFKISAAPFHQWTPDVYEGAPTPVIAFLSVGSKAAGFALAIRLLTTVFPMVADEWRFVFTALAILSMILGNVVALAQTSMKRMLAYSSIAQAGFVMIGLIAGTEAGYASMVFYLLVYLFMNLCGFTCVILFSLRTGTDQIAEYSGLYQKDPLLTLGLSISLLSLGGIPPLAGFFGKIYLFWAGWQAGLYGLVLLGLVTSVVSIYYYIRVVKMMVVKEPQEMSDVVRNYPEVRWNLPGYRPLQVGLIVSLIATTIAGILSNPLFTLANNSISHTQILQATITKVSTVPLEEPEKL, from the coding sequence ATGGATTTTGCTAATCTTGCATCCCAGTTGAATGCTGGAACAATTCTGCCAGAGGGAATTGTGATTGTTACCCTCTTAGGGGTTTTGATTGTTGATTTGATTTTGGGGCGTACATCCTCACGCTGGATTGGATATCTAGCGATCGCGGGTTTACTAGCCGCAGTTGTCGCCCTATATTTTCAATGGGATAATGCCAATCCCATCTCCTTTACTGGTGGCTTCACTGGTGATGACCTCAGTATTGTGTTTCGCGGTATTATCGCTTTGTCTGCCGTTGTGACGATATTGATGTCAATTCGCTACGTTGAGCAGAGTGGTACCGCCTTAGCAGAATTCATCGCAATTTTGCTGACTGCTACGTTAGGAGGAATGTTCTTATCTGGTGCTAGTGAGTTAGTGATGATTTTCATCTCACTAGAATCTTTAAGTATTTCCTCTTATTTATTGACAGGGTATACCAAGCGCGACCCCCGCTCTAACGAAGCGGCGCTGAAATACCTGTTGATTGGTGCTGCTAGTACAGCAGTATTTTTGTATGGCGTTTCCTTGCTGTATGGTTTATCGGGTGGTCAAACAGAATTAAGTGCGATCGCAAATGGTATCATCACAGCCAACGTCAGCCAATCACTTGGTTTGGTGATTTCACTCGTTTTCATAATTGCAGGTATTGGCTTCAAAATTTCAGCTGCACCCTTCCACCAATGGACACCAGATGTTTACGAAGGCGCACCCACTCCGGTAATTGCCTTTTTATCTGTTGGTTCCAAAGCAGCCGGCTTTGCTTTAGCCATTCGCCTATTAACTACAGTCTTCCCAATGGTGGCTGATGAGTGGCGATTTGTGTTTACCGCCCTCGCTATTCTCAGCATGATTTTGGGTAACGTAGTGGCTCTGGCACAAACTAGCATGAAACGGATGCTGGCTTACTCATCCATCGCTCAAGCTGGATTTGTGATGATTGGCTTAATTGCTGGTACAGAAGCTGGGTACGCCAGTATGGTATTTTACCTGCTGGTTTATTTGTTCATGAACCTGTGCGGCTTTACCTGCGTGATTCTCTTCTCCCTCCGGACAGGAACCGACCAAATCGCCGAATACTCAGGCTTGTATCAAAAAGACCCACTGTTGACATTGGGTTTGAGTATTTCCTTACTGTCTCTGGGTGGTATTCCACCACTGGCTGGATTTTTCGGCAAAATCTACTTGTTCTGGGCTGGTTGGCAAGCTGGTCTTTATGGATTAGTATTGCTAGGTTTGGTAACTAGTGTGGTTTCCATCTATTACTACATTCGCGTAGTCAAAATGATGGTAGTTAAAGAACCCCAAGAAATGTCCGACGTAGTGAGAAACTACCCCGAAGTGCGTTGGAATTTACCAGGATACAGACCTTTACAAGTAGGCTTAATAGTCAGCTTAATTGCGACTACCATAGCCGGGATTTTGTCAAATCCATTGTTCACATTGGCAAACAACTCCATTTCTCACACTCAAATCTTACAAGCAACAATTACCAAAGTGAGTACAGTTCCTCTAGAAGAACCAGAAAAGCTGTAA
- a CDS encoding DUF952 domain-containing protein, producing MTDSGITQQIFQERLQRPPSELELERFKLAFVAKLQQEISTQKHLFSSIPGAEKVLAELTKSSAWGVAIATGGWYDSALLKLQAAVLKIHNIPLASSDDGISREDIINAAILKAKNNYKIEDFTKIVFVGDGIWDIKAAHNLNISFIGIANQQAPEKLLDAGAKTVLQDFDNCDFTKLLDTAEVPKSNIPFLLHITQRLQWQQAQAQNIYVAESLSKEGFIHCSKIAQIIPVANRFFYNQQELVILLIDSQKVKAEIRYEAAETGEIFPHIYGSLNIDAVAQVIDFASGVNGYFDLPKQLQDLLSEIE from the coding sequence ATTACAGACTCTGGCATTACTCAGCAAATATTTCAAGAAAGATTACAACGTCCGCCTTCAGAATTAGAACTTGAAAGATTTAAACTTGCTTTTGTTGCCAAACTCCAGCAGGAAATTAGCACACAGAAACATCTATTTAGTAGTATTCCTGGCGCAGAAAAGGTATTGGCTGAATTAACAAAATCATCTGCATGGGGTGTAGCGATCGCAACTGGTGGATGGTATGATTCTGCTCTATTAAAACTGCAAGCAGCCGTCTTAAAAATACACAATATTCCCTTAGCTTCATCTGATGATGGCATTTCTAGAGAAGATATTATTAATGCTGCGATTCTCAAAGCTAAGAATAACTACAAAATTGAAGATTTCACCAAAATTGTCTTTGTAGGTGATGGCATTTGGGATATTAAAGCTGCACATAATTTAAATATTAGTTTCATTGGGATAGCCAATCAACAAGCACCAGAAAAATTATTAGATGCTGGCGCTAAAACTGTGCTGCAAGACTTCGATAACTGCGATTTTACCAAACTACTCGATACAGCAGAAGTACCAAAATCTAACATTCCATTTCTTCTGCATATTACACAGCGCCTACAATGGCAACAAGCCCAGGCTCAAAATATCTATGTTGCAGAATCTCTGTCCAAAGAAGGTTTTATTCACTGCTCAAAAATAGCACAGATTATCCCAGTCGCTAACAGATTTTTTTATAATCAACAAGAATTAGTTATACTGTTAATTGATAGTCAAAAAGTAAAAGCAGAAATTCGCTACGAAGCTGCCGAAACAGGAGAAATATTTCCGCATATATATGGAAGTTTAAATATAGATGCAGTAGCTCAAGTGATAGATTTTGCATCAGGAGTTAATGGCTACTTCGATTTACCCAAGCAACTGCAAGATTTACTCTCGGAAATCGAATAG
- a CDS encoding glutaminase codes for MIRLDKLNTTDLAAWVEQAKIQTIQGKVCDRIPQLSVAHPNWFAVHICCLSGKTYSSGDTGCIFPLMSVIKVFSFLYLLEVMGTDTVFQWVGVEPSDAPFNSLDQLITDGGHPRNPMINSGAITLADKLPGKTASDRTSHLCQWLNQLAGSQLYLDEVMLASVRASRSPINQALTNYLAEQNRLENPEVALDTYEQICCISGRVEDLALLGKALAGGNNLQHHRIVNAVMLMCGLYQDSAKFALKIGLPMKSGISGAMLAIVPNTGAIACYSPVLNMVGNSIGAIAFIGALAQKLELSIF; via the coding sequence TTGATCAGACTGGATAAACTTAACACCACGGATTTAGCGGCTTGGGTGGAACAAGCTAAAATTCAGACTATACAGGGTAAAGTGTGCGATCGCATCCCACAATTATCTGTTGCTCATCCTAACTGGTTTGCTGTTCACATCTGCTGTTTATCAGGAAAAACTTACAGTTCGGGAGATACAGGTTGTATATTTCCTTTAATGAGTGTAATTAAAGTATTTTCATTTTTGTATCTGCTAGAAGTGATGGGAACAGATACAGTTTTTCAATGGGTAGGCGTTGAACCATCAGATGCGCCGTTTAATTCCTTAGATCAATTAATTACGGATGGTGGACATCCCCGCAACCCGATGATTAATAGTGGTGCAATTACTCTAGCTGATAAGTTACCAGGAAAGACAGCAAGCGATCGCACTTCACATCTCTGTCAATGGTTAAATCAGTTAGCAGGTTCCCAACTATACTTAGATGAAGTCATGCTGGCTTCGGTACGCGCTTCACGTTCCCCAATTAACCAAGCACTCACCAATTATCTCGCAGAACAAAATCGTCTGGAAAATCCTGAAGTTGCTCTTGACACTTACGAGCAAATATGCTGTATCTCAGGCAGAGTGGAAGATTTAGCCTTATTAGGAAAAGCTTTAGCTGGTGGTAATAATTTACAGCATCACCGGATAGTTAACGCCGTGATGTTGATGTGCGGACTTTACCAAGACTCGGCTAAATTCGCTCTCAAAATTGGTTTACCGATGAAATCAGGTATTAGCGGTGCCATGTTAGCCATAGTACCAAACACAGGCGCGATCGCTTGCTACAGTCCCGTGTTAAATATGGTGGGAAATTCCATAGGTGCGATCGCTTTTATCGGAGCTTTAGCCCAAAAATTAGAATTGAGTATCTTTTAA
- the psaA gene encoding photosystem I core protein PsaA, producing MTISPPEREEKKARVVVDNDPVPTSFERWAQPGHFDRTLARGPKTTTWIWNLHALAHDFDTHTSDLEDISRKIFAAHFGHLAVVTIWLSGMIFHGAKFSNYEAWLSDPLNVRPSAQVVWPIVGQDILNGDVGGGFHGIQITSGLFQVWRGWGITNSFQLYCTAIGGLVLAGLFLFAGWFHYHKRAPKLEWFQNVESMLNHHLQVLLGCGSLGWAGHIIHVSAPTNKLLDAGVAVKDIPLPHEFILNKSLLIDLFPGFASGLTPFFTLNWGQYADFLTFKGGLNPVTGGLWMTDIAHHHLAIAVLFIIAGHQYRTNWGIGHSIKEILENHKGPFTGEGHKGLYENMTTSWHAQLATNLAFLGSLTIIIAHHMYAMPPYPYLATDYATQLCIFTHHIWIGGFLIVGGAAHAAIFMVRDYDPVVNQNNVLDRVIRHRDAIISHLNWVCIFLGFHSFGLYIHNDTMRALGRPQDMFSDTAIQLQPVFAQWVQNLHTLAPGGTAPNALEPVSYAFGGGILAIGGKVAMMPIALGTADFMVHHIHAFTIHVTVLILLKGVLFARSSRLIPDKANLGFRFPCDGPGRGGTCQVSGWDHVFLGLFWMYNSLSIVIFHFSWKMQSDVWGTVDAAGNVSHITGGNFAQSAITINGWLRDFLWAQASQVINSYGSALSAYGLMFLGAHFVWAFSLMFLFSGRGYWQELIESIVWAHNKLKVAPAIQPRALSITQGRAVGVAHYLLGGIATTWAFFHAHILSVG from the coding sequence ATGACGATTAGTCCTCCGGAGCGAGAGGAAAAGAAAGCAAGAGTAGTAGTCGATAACGACCCGGTACCAACCTCATTTGAAAGATGGGCGCAACCCGGACACTTCGACAGAACTCTAGCTAGAGGCCCCAAAACCACCACTTGGATTTGGAACCTCCACGCTCTCGCCCACGATTTTGATACACATACAAGCGATTTAGAAGATATCTCCCGCAAAATATTTGCGGCTCACTTCGGACACCTGGCCGTTGTGACCATCTGGTTAAGCGGGATGATATTCCACGGCGCGAAGTTCTCTAACTACGAAGCCTGGTTAAGCGACCCGTTGAACGTGAGACCCAGTGCTCAAGTCGTTTGGCCCATTGTGGGACAAGACATTTTGAATGGTGATGTTGGTGGTGGATTCCACGGTATTCAAATCACCTCTGGCTTGTTCCAAGTATGGCGTGGCTGGGGTATCACCAACTCCTTCCAGCTTTACTGCACAGCTATTGGCGGCTTGGTATTAGCAGGCTTGTTCTTATTTGCTGGCTGGTTCCACTACCACAAACGCGCTCCTAAACTGGAATGGTTCCAGAATGTGGAGTCGATGCTGAACCACCACTTGCAAGTACTGTTAGGCTGCGGTTCTTTGGGATGGGCTGGTCACATCATTCACGTATCCGCTCCAACCAACAAGCTATTGGATGCAGGGGTAGCCGTTAAAGATATCCCCTTGCCCCATGAGTTCATTCTGAACAAGAGTTTGTTGATTGACCTGTTCCCCGGCTTTGCCAGTGGTTTAACACCTTTCTTCACCTTGAACTGGGGTCAGTATGCTGACTTCTTAACCTTCAAGGGCGGTTTAAACCCTGTAACCGGTGGTTTGTGGATGACTGATATTGCTCACCACCACTTAGCGATCGCTGTACTCTTCATCATCGCTGGTCACCAATACCGCACTAACTGGGGAATTGGTCACAGCATCAAAGAGATCCTCGAAAACCACAAAGGCCCCTTCACAGGGGAAGGTCACAAGGGTCTTTATGAAAACATGACCACCTCCTGGCACGCTCAATTGGCAACCAACCTTGCCTTCTTGGGTTCGCTGACCATCATCATCGCGCATCACATGTACGCGATGCCCCCCTATCCATATTTGGCAACTGACTACGCAACTCAGTTGTGTATCTTCACCCACCACATTTGGATCGGCGGTTTCCTGATCGTCGGTGGTGCGGCTCACGCTGCCATCTTCATGGTGCGGGATTATGATCCTGTTGTGAATCAAAACAACGTTCTGGATCGGGTGATTCGTCACCGGGATGCAATTATTTCCCACCTCAACTGGGTTTGTATTTTCCTAGGCTTCCACAGCTTTGGTCTTTACATCCACAACGACACAATGCGTGCCTTGGGCCGTCCCCAAGACATGTTCTCCGACACAGCAATTCAGCTGCAACCAGTATTTGCTCAGTGGGTGCAGAACCTGCATACCTTGGCTCCTGGTGGCACAGCTCCCAACGCTTTAGAGCCTGTTAGCTATGCCTTTGGCGGCGGTATCTTGGCTATTGGTGGCAAAGTCGCAATGATGCCCATCGCATTGGGTACTGCTGACTTCATGGTTCACCATATCCATGCTTTCACCATCCACGTAACTGTTCTGATTCTGCTGAAGGGCGTACTATTCGCTCGCAGTTCTCGCTTGATACCCGATAAAGCCAACTTAGGTTTCCGCTTCCCTTGCGACGGCCCTGGCCGTGGCGGTACCTGCCAAGTTTCCGGTTGGGATCACGTGTTCCTCGGATTGTTCTGGATGTATAACTCCTTGTCAATTGTGATTTTCCACTTCAGTTGGAAAATGCAATCTGATGTTTGGGGAACTGTAGACGCAGCTGGTAATGTGTCTCATATTACTGGTGGTAACTTTGCCCAAAGTGCCATCACAATCAACGGCTGGTTGCGTGATTTCTTGTGGGCGCAAGCTTCTCAAGTAATCAACTCCTACGGCAGTGCTTTGTCTGCTTACGGATTAATGTTCCTAGGCGCTCACTTTGTTTGGGCATTCAGCTTAATGTTCCTGTTCAGTGGTCGTGGCTACTGGCAAGAACTGATTGAGTCCATTGTTTGGGCGCATAATAAACTGAAGGTAGCACCTGCAATCCAACCCCGCGCTCTGAGCATCACTCAAGGCCGTGCTGTTGGTGTAGCACACTACCTCCTAGGAGGAATTGCAACAACCTGGGCATTCTTCCACGCACACATTCTTTCAGTAGGATAG